The following proteins come from a genomic window of Galactobacillus timonensis:
- a CDS encoding helix-turn-helix transcriptional regulator produces the protein MAENNKLKLLYTLEIMQHTDADHPLNISQIIQHLQAKGIHAERKSVARDLQTISEAGFSIEKCENHNDGFYMTDQIFEDYELKILADAVASAAWLTEKDSEKLIQKLASAATENGRNLISSTTYIDSSLKSEDAANKIKFDTVLHAIMDRHQISFQYTVVGPDGKKEPYRGGKVYTASPYYLPLYENEYYLIANPSEHDHATHFKLDLMENITETELPVRPVSEISEFKDQGSSFSINKYLKESVHMYNGVPEALALHCSKWVRRNIQRKFGKNIVMINQPDGSFKVHVKAVASEGFYQWLAGYGRNIVIEEPERIKNEFLEFIDGIQQAYIEEKRAENESGSSK, from the coding sequence ATGGCAGAAAATAATAAGCTGAAATTACTCTATACTCTGGAAATCATGCAGCATACGGATGCGGATCATCCATTGAATATCTCGCAGATCATTCAACATCTTCAGGCAAAGGGGATTCATGCGGAGCGGAAGTCGGTTGCCCGGGATCTTCAGACTATCAGCGAAGCGGGCTTCAGCATCGAAAAATGTGAGAACCATAATGATGGGTTCTATATGACCGATCAGATCTTTGAAGATTATGAGCTCAAGATCCTTGCGGATGCGGTTGCTTCGGCGGCGTGGTTGACGGAAAAAGATTCGGAAAAGCTGATTCAGAAGCTGGCTTCAGCGGCTACAGAAAATGGAAGAAATCTGATTTCGTCCACCACTTATATTGACTCTTCCTTGAAATCGGAAGATGCGGCGAACAAGATCAAGTTTGACACTGTCCTCCATGCAATCATGGACCGGCATCAGATTTCCTTTCAATACACGGTTGTCGGCCCGGACGGTAAGAAAGAACCATATCGCGGCGGAAAGGTCTATACGGCAAGTCCGTATTATCTTCCGCTCTATGAGAATGAGTATTACCTCATCGCAAATCCGTCGGAACATGATCATGCGACGCATTTTAAACTCGATCTGATGGAGAACATTACGGAAACGGAACTTCCGGTCCGACCGGTCAGCGAAATCAGTGAATTCAAGGACCAGGGCTCTTCCTTCAGCATCAACAAATATCTGAAGGAATCGGTGCATATGTACAACGGTGTGCCCGAGGCTCTGGCGTTGCACTGTTCCAAATGGGTCCGAAGAAATATTCAGAGGAAGTTCGGAAAGAACATTGTGATGATCAATCAGCCGGACGGAAGCTTCAAGGTCCATGTGAAAGCAGTTGCGTCCGAAGGCTTCTATCAATGGCTTGCCGGATATGGGCGCAATATTGTCATCGAAGAACCGGAGAGAATAAAGAACGAATTCCTTGAATTCATCGACGGGATTCAACAGGCATATATTGAAGAAAAGAGGGCTGAAAATGAATCGGGATCAAGTAAATGA
- a CDS encoding AAA family ATPase, translated as MTRDENCEEFDPEVIEAFESVKGYRYVRGFLMRIAEILRGNPKFKALGSRDPSGIILFGKNGAGKTTLANCLIRASGRPSFQIHHISPLTTNYRQITDVFAAAENQTPSIIFLDDLDQYSTISTHLEIKLKECMDAIEGKNVFIVFTADRYDYYETLIRPGKIDIALDLEAIDQEDIREIVEPILNAGNMNTELAPQKIAKILSSPETTPLIVKNIMKQAVLEAASNNHPCITAFDFFLARLSIIKDRQGCSLEEINRQNEKRSLPQEAYETAAKTVVLEVMAPGTVDVAAIYMSSGTTASTILKRREDGEYSAGKEAIYERDIIANAAARMIDIMKFGIVKNEPVVQLEEVYHFLEEISEDGIWFDLGGNENGLDQENNNINIRVLAVIAERIASYLLIKHQRFVDALANMLLQEGIVLDDQIQECRRKSESSTDEKSFFGFNN; from the coding sequence ATGACGAGAGATGAAAACTGTGAAGAGTTTGATCCGGAAGTCATCGAGGCATTTGAATCGGTGAAGGGGTACCGCTATGTTCGCGGCTTCCTGATGCGGATTGCGGAAATTCTCCGGGGCAATCCAAAGTTCAAGGCACTGGGGAGCCGTGATCCTTCCGGAATCATTCTGTTTGGAAAAAACGGTGCCGGAAAAACGACACTGGCAAACTGCCTGATTCGTGCATCGGGGCGGCCGTCATTTCAGATTCATCACATCAGTCCGCTAACAACAAACTATCGACAGATCACAGATGTTTTTGCGGCGGCCGAAAATCAGACACCTTCGATCATTTTTCTGGATGACCTGGATCAATATTCGACAATATCAACCCACCTGGAAATCAAGCTGAAAGAATGCATGGATGCCATCGAAGGTAAAAATGTATTTATTGTGTTTACTGCTGATCGATACGATTACTATGAGACTCTGATCCGGCCTGGGAAAATTGATATTGCGCTGGATCTTGAAGCTATTGATCAGGAAGATATTCGTGAGATCGTCGAGCCGATCCTTAATGCCGGGAATATGAATACGGAACTTGCGCCGCAAAAGATTGCAAAGATTCTGTCGTCACCGGAAACAACGCCGTTAATAGTTAAGAACATTATGAAACAGGCTGTTCTGGAAGCTGCGAGCAACAATCACCCGTGCATCACTGCATTCGACTTCTTCTTAGCGCGGCTAAGTATTATTAAGGACAGACAAGGCTGCAGCCTGGAAGAAATCAACAGGCAGAATGAAAAAAGGTCCCTTCCGCAGGAAGCATATGAAACGGCAGCGAAGACAGTCGTACTGGAAGTGATGGCCCCGGGTACGGTTGATGTGGCGGCGATCTATATGAGCAGTGGCACAACCGCCAGTACAATCCTCAAGCGGAGAGAGGATGGAGAATATTCTGCGGGAAAAGAAGCAATCTATGAGCGGGATATCATCGCAAATGCCGCGGCCAGAATGATTGATATCATGAAATTTGGAATCGTGAAAAATGAACCGGTTGTTCAACTGGAAGAGGTATATCATTTTCTTGAAGAAATCAGTGAAGACGGTATCTGGTTCGATTTGGGCGGAAATGAAAACGGCCTGGATCAGGAGAACAACAATATCAACATTCGGGTACTTGCGGTCATCGCAGAGAGGATTGCGTCGTATCTTCTGATCAAACATCAGCGGTTTGTAGATGCATTGGCGAATATGCTTCTGCAGGAAGGAATTGTTCTGGATGATCAGATTCAGGAGTGCAGAAGGAAGTCTGAAAGTTCGACTGATGAAAAATCCTTCTTTGGGTTCAATAATTGA
- a CDS encoding AAA family ATPase produces MENAESNPSFDDKIMKAFKPVWGFSDLKKRLMTIAKILKDPPNVDESGDHEPSGLLLYGYDAMGKTLLAKCLIQASGRKAYRICIDRPDRNWDTIIHSVFEEALAHAPSIVYLADLETYVFQDESTAEKIKKELMNCIDSVHGKHVFVLVACNPTYAYDPKLVSRERIDLQIYIDCLEMDQKCTVDFLRSSLKELNISSDLAPEEILKLFGWPLALEPARLRNFVQEAADEAVQSGYSSIHVSNYYHALLSADEEAPVYAFHQEQRDINRTCMQKKAYEIAAKTALWELYFPGSTHIAGVFWFHGARGIRWGSVPDQCKKSFLEQRIEEDRKFSIIDASPRMISLMKFGRSEPAPFSENESVNSVLEDMDQEGFFDHAERFFPVENANERLKNYWYWLLIKEAERTSLSLLKKNESFVDLLAEELLQNEFLLEEQIQECRQKRAQSEQTVFHKRISI; encoded by the coding sequence ATGGAAAATGCAGAAAGTAATCCATCCTTCGATGACAAAATCATGAAGGCCTTTAAACCTGTATGGGGATTCTCTGACTTAAAGAAACGGCTGATGACCATCGCAAAAATACTGAAAGATCCGCCGAATGTTGATGAAAGCGGAGATCACGAACCTTCCGGTCTCCTTCTTTATGGATACGATGCCATGGGAAAAACGCTGCTGGCAAAGTGTCTGATTCAGGCAAGCGGAAGGAAGGCCTATCGCATATGCATCGACCGGCCGGATCGAAACTGGGACACAATCATTCATTCTGTATTTGAAGAGGCCCTGGCTCATGCGCCTTCCATTGTCTATCTGGCTGATCTGGAAACATATGTCTTTCAGGATGAGTCAACTGCGGAAAAGATAAAGAAAGAGTTAATGAACTGCATTGATTCGGTTCACGGGAAACACGTTTTTGTACTTGTGGCCTGTAACCCGACGTATGCCTACGATCCCAAACTGGTAAGCCGCGAACGAATCGATTTACAAATCTACATTGATTGTCTGGAGATGGATCAAAAATGCACCGTAGATTTTCTGCGGTCTTCCCTGAAGGAGCTGAACATATCTTCCGATCTTGCGCCGGAGGAAATTCTGAAACTGTTCGGCTGGCCGCTGGCGCTTGAGCCTGCAAGGCTTCGCAATTTTGTTCAGGAAGCTGCGGATGAGGCGGTTCAGTCAGGCTATTCATCCATTCATGTATCGAATTATTACCACGCTCTTCTTTCTGCCGATGAAGAAGCGCCGGTGTATGCATTTCATCAGGAACAAAGGGATATCAACAGAACATGCATGCAAAAGAAAGCGTATGAGATCGCTGCCAAAACGGCCCTCTGGGAACTGTATTTCCCGGGAAGTACCCATATCGCAGGGGTCTTCTGGTTCCATGGTGCCAGGGGAATCCGCTGGGGATCTGTTCCGGATCAATGCAAGAAATCATTTTTGGAACAAAGGATTGAGGAAGACAGGAAATTTTCCATCATCGACGCTTCGCCAAGAATGATCAGTCTGATGAAGTTCGGAAGGAGTGAGCCGGCACCCTTTTCAGAGAATGAGTCGGTCAATTCTGTGCTGGAGGACATGGATCAGGAAGGTTTCTTTGACCATGCGGAACGATTCTTTCCGGTGGAAAATGCCAATGAACGTTTAAAGAATTACTGGTACTGGCTCCTGATCAAAGAAGCAGAGAGAACATCCTTATCCCTGTTAAAGAAGAATGAATCATTTGTCGACCTGCTGGCCGAAGAACTCTTACAGAATGAATTTCTGCTGGAAGAACAGATTCAGGAGTGCCGACAAAAGCGTGCGCAATCTGAGCAGACCGTTTTCCATAAGAGGATATCCATATGA
- a CDS encoding PrsW family intramembrane metalloprotease — MEIAIYVGAAVIPAIFLMRYVYVNDLPQDREPAALLWRLALSGVYAALVAMVLEWIEDGLIIPAFHIQDKMTLLIVQMLFVGLTEEGCKLYFLKKRTWNNLNFNYTYDGMMYSVFVSLGFAAFENILYVFNYGLSVAFSRAIFAIPAHFGFSVIMGIMYARAKFCDSRGDGVGKTANMLLGYLLAVAMHAFYDTTASMNSNMGTGVFLIFVVIMYFVIYRLIKREARTDRPIY; from the coding sequence ATGGAAATTGCGATCTACGTCGGTGCGGCAGTGATTCCTGCCATCTTCCTGATGCGTTATGTCTACGTGAATGATCTGCCTCAGGACAGGGAGCCGGCCGCACTGTTATGGCGACTGGCGCTGAGCGGTGTTTATGCGGCGCTGGTGGCGATGGTTCTGGAATGGATTGAGGACGGCCTGATTATTCCGGCTTTCCACATTCAGGATAAGATGACGCTGCTCATCGTACAGATGCTGTTTGTAGGTTTGACTGAAGAAGGGTGCAAGCTTTACTTCCTCAAGAAGCGTACCTGGAACAACCTGAACTTCAACTATACCTACGACGGGATGATGTATTCGGTCTTTGTGTCCCTTGGCTTTGCGGCGTTTGAGAACATTCTCTATGTGTTCAACTATGGCCTGAGTGTTGCCTTCTCGCGGGCAATCTTCGCAATTCCGGCACACTTTGGATTCTCGGTCATCATGGGCATCATGTATGCACGGGCAAAGTTCTGCGACAGCCGTGGCGATGGCGTAGGTAAGACTGCAAATATGCTGCTGGGATACCTTCTTGCCGTAGCGATGCATGCCTTCTATGATACGACGGCTTCAATGAACTCCAACATGGGTACAGGTGTGTTCCTGATCTTCGTTGTGATCATGTACTTCGTCATCTATCGTTTGATTAAGCGCGAAGCAAGGACGGACCGTCCGATTTACTGA
- the rsmI gene encoding 16S rRNA (cytidine(1402)-2'-O)-methyltransferase, whose amino-acid sequence MNDQRSFENGKASLYLVATPIGNMDEFTPRAVDVLKSVDVIACEDTRTSGVLLKRFDISKRLISYQKFNEEPSTKGILALLEEGKNVALISDAGYPLINDPGQTLVPAIIDAGFNVIPVSGPNAGVDALVASGLVVQPFVFIGFLPPSEHARVEKMKEYASLPMTMVYYEAPHRIEKMLRDALVVFGDRKCCVARELTKVHEEFLRGTISEVLEVIPDRKGEMVVVIAGAEQVQPELDEGVLIAMVNEETAKGLSKNAAVKAVASRTGVARNLLYDLVHEKRN is encoded by the coding sequence ATGAACGACCAGCGCAGTTTTGAAAACGGAAAGGCGTCGCTGTATCTGGTGGCTACGCCGATCGGCAATATGGATGAATTCACGCCGCGGGCTGTCGATGTGCTGAAGAGTGTCGATGTCATTGCCTGTGAAGATACGCGTACGTCGGGTGTTCTGCTGAAGCGCTTTGATATTTCCAAGCGCCTGATCTCGTATCAGAAGTTCAACGAAGAACCGAGTACGAAGGGGATTCTGGCGCTGCTGGAAGAGGGTAAAAATGTTGCCCTGATCTCGGATGCGGGCTATCCCCTGATCAATGATCCGGGGCAGACACTTGTGCCCGCCATCATCGACGCCGGATTCAATGTGATTCCGGTCAGCGGTCCCAATGCCGGCGTGGATGCCTTAGTCGCTTCGGGACTGGTGGTCCAGCCGTTTGTCTTTATCGGTTTTCTGCCGCCCAGCGAACATGCGCGGGTCGAGAAGATGAAGGAATATGCGTCACTTCCGATGACGATGGTGTACTACGAGGCGCCGCACCGGATTGAGAAGATGCTGCGGGATGCGCTGGTCGTGTTCGGTGATCGCAAGTGCTGTGTTGCGCGTGAACTGACCAAGGTGCATGAGGAATTTCTGCGTGGTACGATATCGGAAGTTCTGGAAGTGATTCCTGATCGCAAGGGAGAAATGGTCGTCGTCATTGCGGGAGCTGAGCAGGTTCAGCCGGAGCTGGATGAAGGTGTATTGATCGCCATGGTTAATGAGGAGACGGCAAAAGGACTGTCGAAGAATGCGGCCGTGAAAGCAGTCGCGTCGCGGACAGGCGTTGCTCGGAATCTTCTCTATGATCTGGTACATGAAAAGAGGAACTGA